AGTCCAATGATATTAAATCCTGTAGAGAAGACTAAAAGTTTAAATATTGAGATACCAGCTATAGTAATTAGAGCTACAATTACAGGTCTTAATACTGCAAGTATAATTTGAAGACAAGCTAGATTTTTATATTTAAAATATAGCCATCCAAGAGTAGATACAATAAAACATGCTGGTAAGATACATCCTGCTGTAGCTACAAGAGCTCCAGGTATACCATATAATCTCATTCCAACAAATGTTGAAGCATTTATAGCTATTGGTCCAGGAGTCATCTCAGCAATACTTATAAGGTCTGTAAAGTCATTTAATGTAAGCCAACCGTGGTGTGTAACTACCTGGTCCTGAATAAGTGGGATAGCTCCCATACCTCCACCGAAACTGAAAAGTCCAATTTTAACAAAACTGATAAATAGATCTAAATACCCCATTTCTTCCTCCCTTCTAATATCAGGAATTTTGCAAGTCCAATACCAATACAAACAAGAATAACTATAATAATATTAACTTTGAAGAAGTAGATAATCAATACTACTGCTAAGAAGAAAAGTAAAGATCTTATTCCTGATTCTTTATACATACTTGATCCAAGGTTTGTTGAAACATCTAATATTACTGCAACAACACCTGACTGCATTCCTTTTAAAACATTTGCAAATAGAGCATTGTCACGGACAGATGCATAAAATACAGATAGGATTGAAATTATAGTAAAAGGTGGAATAATTGTTGCCAGTATAGAAACAAGCATTCCTCTGATACCTGCTATTTTATATCCAATAAGAATAGAAGCATTTACTGCTACTGCCCCTGGAGCAGATTGAGCTATTGAAGCAAGGTTAAGCATTTCATTTTCTGAAATCCATTGTAATTCATCTGCAAATTTCTTTTTTAATAAAGAGATTATTACATATCCCCCACCAAAAGTAAATGCACTTATTATAAACGTAGAAATAAAAAGTGTTACATATTTATTTTTTTTCATACTGTCGCCTCCCTATTTAATAGAATACCACTTGAATTATTATTTGTAAAATATTATAATTTAATAAAATTAATAGTCAATAGACTATAATATAAAAAGGAGAATATTTATGACAATACGGCACCTTAAGATTTTTTTAGCTCTTTATCAGACTAAGAGCACGACTTTAGCAAGTAAAAAATTACTTGTTGCACAGCCAACAGTGAGTATTGCATTAAAAGAACTTGAGGATTATTATAATGTAAAATTTTTTGACAGATTTTCTCAGAGACTGCATTTAACGCAGGCAGGAGAGGAGTTTTATCAATATGCAAAACATATAATTGACCTTTTAGATGAGACAGATCAGCGGATGAAAGAGATTGGAGAAAATGGAGATCTCCGTGTAGGGACAAGTATTACAATAGGAAATTACTTTTTGCCTAAGTATATCAAGGCATTTGAAAAGGAGTATCCTTCAGCTAAGATAAAAGTATTTATAGACAATAGTAATAATATCGTAAAACTTTTATTGGAGAATAAGATAGATATTGGACTTATTGAGGGACAGACAGATAACTCTTTTATTTTAGTAGAGCCATATTTTGATGATACTCTCTGTATGGTATGCAGTCCAGAGCATAGTTATGCTAAGAAAAAAGAGGTAAATCCAGAAGATATTTTAAATGAAAAATTTATTTTGAGAGAAAAGGGAAGTGCTGTAAGAGAACTTTTCGATATTCAAATGGCAAATGTAGGCCTTCATGTAGTGCCAATATGGCAGAGTATAAGTTCCAATGCAATAATAAGGGCAGTTAAGGAAAATATAGGTATTTCAGTACTTCCATATTTTCTAGTGAAGGATCATATTGAAAAAGGTGAGCTTTGTACAGTTAAAGTAAAAAAAATTAATTTTTCTAGAACTTTTAATATTATATGCCACCGTAATAAATTTCATACACTGTTTTTGGATAGATTCATTGAGATATGTAAGAAAATAATGGAATAAAAAAAGGTCAGTTTTTACTGGCCTCTTTTT
The window above is part of the Fusobacterium sp. DD2 genome. Proteins encoded here:
- a CDS encoding chromate transporter — its product is MKKNKYVTLFISTFIISAFTFGGGYVIISLLKKKFADELQWISENEMLNLASIAQSAPGAVAVNASILIGYKIAGIRGMLVSILATIIPPFTIISILSVFYASVRDNALFANVLKGMQSGVVAVILDVSTNLGSSMYKESGIRSLLFFLAVVLIIYFFKVNIIIVILVCIGIGLAKFLILEGRKKWGI
- a CDS encoding LysR family transcriptional regulator, whose amino-acid sequence is MTIRHLKIFLALYQTKSTTLASKKLLVAQPTVSIALKELEDYYNVKFFDRFSQRLHLTQAGEEFYQYAKHIIDLLDETDQRMKEIGENGDLRVGTSITIGNYFLPKYIKAFEKEYPSAKIKVFIDNSNNIVKLLLENKIDIGLIEGQTDNSFILVEPYFDDTLCMVCSPEHSYAKKKEVNPEDILNEKFILREKGSAVRELFDIQMANVGLHVVPIWQSISSNAIIRAVKENIGISVLPYFLVKDHIEKGELCTVKVKKINFSRTFNIICHRNKFHTLFLDRFIEICKKIME
- a CDS encoding chromate transporter, with the translated sequence MGYLDLFISFVKIGLFSFGGGMGAIPLIQDQVVTHHGWLTLNDFTDLISIAEMTPGPIAINASTFVGMRLYGIPGALVATAGCILPACFIVSTLGWLYFKYKNLACLQIILAVLRPVIVALITIAGISIFKLLVFSTGFNIIGLVLMLIGFFLLKRFKLSPITVMFFSGIIGGGLYMLNDHFH